The genomic window CTTAGGGTGGCTGTGGTCGAACGAAGTGAGCCCACAGTGCTTCAATTTTCCGGGGGCTCGGCGGCCTCGACCCCGGCCACCCTCCGGGCATGACCCGTGGACCAACAACCCCTAAACAGCGTAGAAATAAAGCGACTGGCCGGTCGCTCGGTGGGCCACTTCTCAAAAAAGCCACTGTCTAAAACGAAAGCAACGCTGATGAAGTTTCGCGGACGAAGCTGGTTTGCGGTGTCGCTAATTTTGCTGCTGGCAGCGGCTACGGCCTGGGCGCTGGCGGGCAAATCGGAACCGCCGGCAGATTTCACATTCGTCAACAATACGGAAATTCGTTCCATCGACCCGTCATTAGCGCTGGGGCAGCCCGAAGGGCGAGTGATTGTCGGCCTATTCGAGGGACTGACAAACTTGGACCCTAAAGATTTGCATCCGATTCCTGGCGTGGCTAGGAGTTGGGATGTTTCGCCCGACCTCATGACGTACACCTTCCATTTCCGCGACAACGCCAAATGGACCGATGGCTCGCCGGTGGTGGCGGGCGATTTTGCCTGGCAGTGGCGGCACATGCTCGATCCGCTGCATGCCACCGAGTACACCTATCAGCATTGGTATTTGGAAAATGGGGAGCGGTACACCAACAAGCAGTTTGGACCCGGCGACAAAGTGGAAATCGAGCTGCACGAGCGGCCGAAAGATGCCCTGCCGTTTGCGCGCGGAATTGTGTTGCACGGCAAGCTGGTTGAAATCATCCAGCCGCCGGAGCCCGAGGGGGCGAAAGCTTCCCGCGACGATCAATCGACGCAGGGAGCAGCAAAGAAAGAGTCGGAAAAAAAGCCGGAGCCGGTGTATGTTATCGAGATTGACGGCAAGCAGCGCGCATTCCAAAACGTGACGGAGCGCGATCGGGCAAAATGGTCGCCGCCGAGTTGGGTAAAGTCGGCTGCTAAAATCCCTGAAGCGGAACCCAGTAAAGAAGTGCTGCTCGATTTTAGCGAAGTGGGTGTCAAGGCGCTGGACGACCGGACGCTGCAAGTGCATCTCAAAGCGCCGGCCCCGTACTATTTGCAATTGGTCGGCTTTTATCCTTTGTTTCCCACTAATCCGCGCTGCGTGGAAACGTACGGCTACCCAGGCTGGACCAAGCCGGAACACGCCGTGACCAATGGGCCCTTCAAGCTGGAAAGCCGGGTCGTGCGTTCTCGGCTGCGAATGGTGAAAAATCCGTTGTACTGGAATGCGGCAAATGTGAAGTGCAACATCATCGATTCGCTGCCCATTGAATCTTCGGCCACGGCCTTCAATATGTATTTGAGTGGCCAGGTCGATTGGATTCCGCTGGTTCCCACGACCGCCGTGCCGGACATTCTGGCCCAAAAGCGGACCGATTTTTTGCACACGCCGGAATACACTTGCGATTTTTACCGCATCAACTGCACGCGGCCGCCGCTGGATAACAAACTGGTCCGCCAAGCGCTGGCCATGGCCGTCAATAAAAAGCAAATTACCGAAGGCGTGATTCGCGGCGGCGAAGTGGTGGCCCGCACGTTGGTGCCCCCCGGCTTGCCTGGATACGAATCGTTCGAATGCCCGGAATACAATCCGGAGAAAGCGCGTCGACTATTAGCCGAGGCGGGTTACCCCGGCGGCAAGGGCTTTCGCAAAATCGAAATTTTGTACAACACCGATGAGCTGAATCAAAACATTGTGGAAGTGATGCAGGCCCAGTGGAAGGAAAACCTGGGAATT from Pirellulales bacterium includes these protein-coding regions:
- a CDS encoding peptide ABC transporter substrate-binding protein → MKFRGRSWFAVSLILLLAAATAWALAGKSEPPADFTFVNNTEIRSIDPSLALGQPEGRVIVGLFEGLTNLDPKDLHPIPGVARSWDVSPDLMTYTFHFRDNAKWTDGSPVVAGDFAWQWRHMLDPLHATEYTYQHWYLENGERYTNKQFGPGDKVEIELHERPKDALPFARGIVLHGKLVEIIQPPEPEGAKASRDDQSTQGAAKKESEKKPEPVYVIEIDGKQRAFQNVTERDRAKWSPPSWVKSAAKIPEAEPSKEVLLDFSEVGVKALDDRTLQVHLKAPAPYYLQLVGFYPLFPTNPRCVETYGYPGWTKPEHAVTNGPFKLESRVVRSRLRMVKNPLYWNAANVKCNIIDSLPIESSATAFNMYLSGQVDWIPLVPTTAVPDILAQKRTDFLHTPEYTCDFYRINCTRPPLDNKLVRQALAMAVNKKQITEGVIRGGEVVARTLVPPGLPGYESFECPEYNPEKARRLLAEAGYPGGKGFRKIEILYNTDELNQNIVEVMQAQWKENLGIDVGLQNMEWNSWLSASANLQYDVCRGGWIGDYLDPNTFLDMFVTDGGNNQTGWSNKKYDELITSAKTEHDPAQRMKYLHEAEVILMDDLPIIPIYYRVSRNMVRPYVHGFYPNLLDLHPLDPIWIDPNEKKKFLEQGGRG